CTTCTGCATCACTGCTGGTATAAGAGCCGAGTAACCAGAAATATCCAGCCAACGTCCAACCAATGCATTACGCGTGTCCTGTGGCCAGATACTGATATTGATGAATGGCTAGACAATCATTAAAACAGCATAAACATAGAGCCTTAAAACTGCCTGAGGATACAAAGAAATGAGAGGTTTTCCTGCAGTTTATAACTACAAGACATCACAATTTGTGTTTATAAAAgagaaatgatttttaatcGTTTAAAAAAATGCAGCCTTAGATCAGTCATGTTACatattgtgttcattttttcaAGAGAATACAAGCCAGTTCCAAAACTATATTGGTTTCATTAtagtgtctgttttttttcccccacagtaACATGGCAAATGCCCTTGCTAATGCTAGTTGTGAACTTTGCAAAGCCGGCTTCACTGCTGCTGAAAAAATTGTAAACAGTAATGGGGAGTTGTACCATGAGCAGTGCTTCGTGTGCGCACAGTGTTTCCAGCAATTTTCAGAAGGGTTATATTATGAGGTAtgtttgctctttttctcttcttgcCTTGAGTTAATGATTTATTACAACTGAGAGAGTGACAGAAGCAATACTGGCTGGCACGGGCTTGATGATAGATGGGCAACAAATCATGACAGTGGTTTATACTCATGACAGTGGTTTAATTTAGGCTGCTAGTTTGTGTGCGTCTTGGCAAATTAGAAGATTAAACACAGTCTCATGCACATTCATGGACTCATGACTGTCATAGCAAGATTTCAGTTCATGCTGGTGTTATAGCTTTGGGTTTTTTCATTAttccaaaagtttgtggactcAGCTCacagttgtatagaatgtctctgtgtgccgtagcattacaattttcccttcagtggaactaagaggcccaaatactcttccagcatgacaatgctcctgtgcacaaagcctcTGGGCTCCATAAAGACAAGGTGTGTTAAGATTGGGGTCCTGCacaatgaactggaacaccgactgaaccccagacctcctcatctgacatcagtgtctgacctcactgaAGCTCTTGTAtcagaatgaacacaaatccccataaTCACACTCCaactagtggaaagccttcccagaagaggagcttattataacagcaaagtggAATAAATCTAGCAATTTAGCCTTATAACGTACATGTAACTAATGTGTATCTTACATCGAGTCACATTATAGAGTCAGAGCTGAATAAACAGAACACAgctgcattttaatgaaaaaatgtaaatgtaattactTTTGGAATAATTACTATGAGCAAGCTTTACATATAGGTCAATTATGTGTTTAGTGTTAGCAAATAAGCTGCGCCTCAGTGTGTGCTAAACTGCGAAGTTAAGTCAGTAGTCACTTGCAAACAATAATTAGCTAAGAATTCATTTATCACTTTTTTCTACAGCTGGTCCAATCAGCTAAATATGTGTCTCGTAACCAAAAGAAAACTgcagtttgttattttctttttcgcAGTTTGACGACCGAAAATACTGTGAGCATGATTTCCACATGCTCTTTGCTCCTTGTTGTAATCAGTGTGGTGagttattatatacatttaaataaagagtGTATTCTTACTAACTTCACATACAGTATTCTTGTAGGGATTCAACAacagaaataaatcatttccccTTCCGACTGTCTCAGCTAAACAAAGTGGCTTTCTGTCTCGCATCTACTCTCGACTGTTACTGAGCTCTAACTGGTTTTCCAATTACAATTAGTGTTTGAATTTTACAAACCTTTAACAGTTAAAAATTCCAAGAGCCAACTGAAAGGACTGTTTTGTATACCAGTCTTCTAGTATTTCACAATACTACTGAATGTAAAGtcagagatgtagagggatgtGTCAGAACATATCTGCTTGATTAACCTAAGCATTCATACAATTTttacagttcacaaaaaatgtacAGTTCAACAGACTGTTAGTGCAAGaaagttttcttttgtttatagTCACTTATTGTACACATACCACAACTCTTTACAGTATTTATAAACTGTGAATGTGGAACTTACGAAATGTAGGCTTAAAGTAGCAGAATATTACTAATGGCCATTtggagtaaagaaaaaaaagggctgTATGTTTTTTAATCTGTGCTTGTCTTTGTATGATTTGTACAGGAGAGTTCATCATTGGTCGTGTCATTAAGGCCATGAACAACAGTTGGCACCCAGAGTGTTTTTGCTGTGATATCTGCCACACTGTGCTGGCTGATGTTGGCTTTGCAAAGAGCGCAAGCAGGTAAACGAATGACAGAATGGTAAATCTGCCAAATGAgtgtatgtttatttctctgaataaaaactgaaaaatctTAAACTACACATTGATTTTGTAACTTGTTACACGTACAATCCAATGGGACgtgtacagtgttacagtaatgaGAAATTATACTTTGGCTGTTTTGGGTAAATTTGCACATATGAGATATGATGTCATATCCCACCTTAACTGTAACTGCATACAGTCAGATCTCACAAGCAGTTCAAAGTCTCCTGGTCACCAACATTGATTTATACTTGATTACTGGCAATAATTCATGTAATGAAGATaggaaaataacaataaaatgttCAGGTACACCAAAACCCACAGCACAtttctgagaaaaagaaaagctaagCATAAAAGTACCTTATTACTGCATGTGAAACATTTTGAAATGAgagaatatgaaataaaatttatttagtcTATAATCACatctttttttatctgttttgttttgcccaatgtctctctctctctctcacacacacacacacacaacaattaaTTGAATTAGAATGGAAGGTTGTGAAATTTGTGTTTAACCTTTTACAGACACCTGTGTCGTCCATGCCACATCCGTGAGAGAGCTTGTGGCTTTGGCAAGTATATTTGCCAGAAGTGTCACACCATCATCGATGAACAGCCGCTCATCTATAGGAATGATCCCTACCACCCTGATCACTTCAACTGCAGCAACTGTGGGTGAGTTGCAGCATTTTGCTTTTCTCTGGTGCATAAAATTCTCCGCATTTCTCATTTGAGTGAGAACTTGTATCAGCCTGTGGGTTCTACCAAGCAATAGAACTTTCATTTCAGCCTACAGCACCTGAACTAGTGAAAATCTGTATGTTAAGACCAGTTTGAGGGCATGATTCAACAGTCAGCAGAAAACAAATCGTGCTTCTACCCTGTGTCCTACTGAAGAAGATACTTCCCAAAGGTTTCAGATCCCTGGGAAAAATCTAGATTTGTTAtgattattagtagtagtagtagtactacaGTAGCATTTACATAAAAAGCAATGTTCCAACCTATGATGCAcataaaaaagtttaaatattctttttttaatatttaatattaatatttaaataattgtcCGATTTGGCAGAATGGAAGAAACTGAGCCCTGAGCATTTTAAACACTGGTATTTTTATGTAGTCACTCTAAGGATCACATCTGAAGATTTCACATTTCCAGTAAGGAACTCACTGCGGATGCCAGGGAGCTAAAGAATGAGCTGTATTGCTTGCCATGCCATGACAAGATGGGTGTGCCAATCTGTGGGGCATGCAGAAGGCCGATAGAGGGCAGAGTGGTGAACGCAGTGGGAAAGCAATGGCACATTGAGGTAATCACACAGTATCACCATTCACAACATATCATTATTCATAGCAAGGAGAAGTTGTGCCTTTTGGTGTATGAAACATTTCAATAATCAacaaaatgaaattgaaattaCATTTAGAGTTGCAAATGTTGAAATTCTGTACTACTTTACATTTAGCAGCCCTCCAGCATTTTGTGACTTTTGCAATCACGGAATTAACGCAAAATTTAGCAAACTCTGCTGATATATGTAGTGGAgtcatttttcaaaatgactgcAGATTTCCTGCACATTTGGGAAAAGCCTTGTAGTGccattacatatgtgtcttcactgaaGGACTTTTTGAAGGACTCTTATGaccatcacaattttttttacttattttttgtgCAAAAGCTACAGCTAAAGCAAACATCTCTGAAACCCCTGAAAGGACTGATTTAGCTGaattaaaaaatctaataatcaTATAAGAAATATgaccagaattttttttactgaagtgTAACTGTCTTGGGACGTACTATATTTTGAATTGCTGTTCATATGAaatattctgtctctctctttgtgtgtgtgtgtgtgtgttttgtagcaTTTTGTGTGTGCCAAGTGTGAAAAACCTTTCTTGGGTCATCAGCATTATGAACGTAAAGGCCTGGCATATTGTGAGACTCACTACAATATGGTACAAACACAAGACACATGCCTCCATTTAACAGATTTATGTTTACAATGAAAGAattaaagaaacttttttttttttttttttttttttagctctttgGAGATGTCTGTCACCACTGCAATCATGTCATTGAGGGAGAAGGTAAATGAAGATAAACGCTGacattgtgttgttttatgctCCATATACCGCGtgattaaattaaacatttgcgtaaatgtttattgttatataaaCCAAACGCTACACAAACCTGCAGATACACAGGGTCTGTTTAACTCTTCATTTAAGTCATTTCAGCACTGAATAAAGCCTGGTGCATCAACTGCTTTGCTTGTTCCACCTGCAGTTCAAAGCTGACCCTGAAGTAAGTTTCTATTTTCGAGTAGAATCAAGTTTCCAGTTTTGAGTGTGATaccatctcacacactgacaccataTTTTTTTGGAGAAGCCCATGCTTAAGCATTGCATGCATCTCTCATGTCAAATTATTGTAAGGTActtataatcaccatcatcatcatcatcatcatcaactgGAAACTATGATTATGAATGAGATTCCTCAGCTAGAGTGTAATACCTAAAGAGATTTTGAGATAAATCTCTAGCATTTTCATCATTCTTCTTCATTGCTTCTGACTTTACCTTGGCTTTTTGTGGCATTTAAAATCACATAGGGACAAGTTTGTGGAGCTCGATCTGAAGCCCGTATGCAAACAGTGCTATGAGAGGATGCCAACTCAACTGAAGTACCGTCTAGCTAAGCGTGAACATGAATCCAAAGACAGACGAAAGAAGATGGGTATCTGTCTGTGAAGTTCTCCATTTAActggttattttctttttcctttcacaTCATTTATATTGATTTCAAGATTTCTAATCCTTTTAAAAAGTGAATCATTATCCATTAACATGCAAacaaaaaacttttctttttttaggcaTAGTGAAATCCTCATATGGAAGTGTACCAAGTGTGGATATTTATGCAATCTCAAGAACTTCATTTTTCCCAGGTCTAATTTGTGTACATGTTCCTGCTGAAACTTATATCTGAAAAGTGCAGTTGCATGAATAAGTGGGAGTATTTTTAGTGTTCTGCTATATAACCTTTGACATGTATGCACCATATAATCCCAGGCACCATAATGATACAGtatttcttgtaaaaaaaaaaaaaaaaaaaaaaaaaaaattgtgatgtaaaaaatttAACCAAGATTTAgtgaaaagggagagagaaaaaatgacaGTAACCTGATGGCACATTGATGTTTAGAAGCTTTAACACAGCCATGTAGATCTTTTATATCCACTATTGCAGGTTtctaaatggaaataaaatgttaaaaaaccCAAAGCACCATttcaaaattattatatttttcattcagATCTTCCTTAtacatattttaattaaatggaTTTCATATAAACTTTCATTGCTGAAAAACAAGTTTGCCTACAAATATTGTGGACTTGGACATAATGTGTTTTGTGAGTGAAAATTTAAGGAACAAAGCGCTGGAATATTAATGTACACATTTATATAATGAGTCTAACATTAGAAAAGTTGGATTATGTGTCCGGGGATAATGCTGAGTGAAAACACATTTAAGAATTAAATACACATTGTGATGCAACCACCTTGTTTTAACTTTGCTCTTGACATGTCTCCTGACACCTATTATATCACAAACCATTTATTTACTGATTACACCTTCTACAGCTACCAATACACTTTGTGCAGCTGCAGACAGAAACATCTTTTGCTCTGGAAAGTTTGTGTACTATTCTGCAGTTTTATCACCGCTACACTGCACTCATTCCCTGGATTCCTTTTCAGACTGTAAACTTAGGACCGTCCCCGCATTGTGCAATTAATTATAGTTATGTTgcaccacacacattcacagctaAGTGCAAATAATCTACAATATCAGCATGTTTTTGTGAGGGAACCACCCCAGTGAGTCATGTGAATCTTCACACAGACTGTAAATAAAGCTCAGGATCAACCTGGATCTGTGAGCTGGCAACACTGCCCACTGCACCACAGTGCCACTTGCTGGTAATGAAGCTGTGCACAATTCTCCAAATTGAATGACTCTTCCATCTCCAGTTCTTCTTGGTGGAAAAAATGGCTCAAGTAAGTAATGTTGAAAAGTTACTAAGTGCTGATAGTACACTGCTTTTCAAATGCAATTTAAAATTCTAGTTAAGGAAAATGCTAAAAGCATGAAGCTATGGCAAAGTTGTGATGTGTAGACGACTGGGGCGGAGCATCTCTGAAATggcagctcttgtgtggtgttcctggtatacagttttcaattcaattcaatttatttgtatagcacttttaacaatggacatagtctcaaagcagctttacagaaggtTTTACAGAagatttagtgttttttttttcttccggTTTTACAGAAGCTTTACAGTGGGTAGTAAGAATGTGATAAACAGGTGAACtgatgacagggtcatggtcactcaaggctcagtgatgtgtgtagggGTGA
This DNA window, taken from Hemibagrus wyckioides isolate EC202008001 linkage group LG06, SWU_Hwy_1.0, whole genome shotgun sequence, encodes the following:
- the lims2 gene encoding LIM and senescent cell antigen-like-containing domain protein 2; the encoded protein is MTSNNLTDVCTVTNMDAQNRRIPALIPENEELIEVQINGVQDRQNGGEAEVPLSKSQRRRSDVKVYKEFCDFYARFNMANALANASCELCKAGFTAAEKIVNSNGELYHEQCFVCAQCFQQFSEGLYYEFDDRKYCEHDFHMLFAPCCNQCGEFIIGRVIKAMNNSWHPECFCCDICHTVLADVGFAKSASRHLCRPCHIRERACGFGKYICQKCHTIIDEQPLIYRNDPYHPDHFNCSNCGKELTADARELKNELYCLPCHDKMGVPICGACRRPIEGRVVNAVGKQWHIEHFVCAKCEKPFLGHQHYERKGLAYCETHYNMLFGDVCHHCNHVIEGEVISALNKAWCINCFACSTCSSKLTLKDKFVELDLKPVCKQCYERMPTQLKYRLAKREHESKDRRKKMGICL